A region of the Oceanococcus sp. HetDA_MAG_MS8 genome:
GATCGGGCTGACGAGCAGAAACTGCTTTACTCACGCGGACAATGGGTGAATCCCCCCTTCTGTGATGACGAGTTAGCTGCAGCGCCCAAGGAGTCGACAACGTACCTCGACAATGGGGTCATCACAATTGTTGATTAATGGAAGCCCGATGAGCCGACAGAGCCTGACGGGCGCTCCCAATGATCGCAGCTAGACGTACTTCGACGAGAAACAGCTTCGCCTAAGTGCAGGTTAAAAAGCCTATAAGAGTAAGTTCGAGATGAGAAAAGACCATCATTTGCCAAACGCCGCCGAAAGACGATTGCAAACACATAAATTTGCGGCTAAGGGCCCGATTCTATGGGCTCTTTCCATATTTGCCTGTTTGACGGCTTGCAATGGAGATATGGAAGGCGGCCGTCGCTCAACTGCTGTTGTCTCGGATGCTGGCCTGGAGTTGCGGGTCCTTTCCAACCGGCCGGACTTGATCAGCGGCGGTGATGCCCTGGTCGAAGTGGTGGCCGCGGAAAGTGAATCGGTACACGTGACGCTCAACGGTGCCGACGTGTCTGATCAAGTTCGTCGGCAGGCCAATGGCCGCATCATGGGCTTGGTCAAAGATTTGAAGCTTGGAGAGAACCGGCTGAAAGCGACTGCCGATGGAGCCCAGGCAGAACTTGTAGTCATTAATCACCCTAACTTTGGGCCGGTATTTTCTGCCGGTCAACACCGACTGAAAGATTGGGACATCTGTGCCAGTGGGCTTCCCAGTGAGCTTAACGATTGCAATATCGAGGTGAGCTATCGATTCTTCTACAAATCGTCGAGCCCACTGGCGACTGGATTGACTGAATTCGACCCGGAGCAGGGGATACCGTCCGATGTGGCCCAAACCACAACGCAGACTGGAGAAACCGTCCCGTTCATTGTTCGCCGAGAGGATGGCTTTCAAGATCGCGATCGATACACGATCATGGTGTTGTACAAGCTTGATGAAGATTGGTCAGCGATTGAGCCCCAGTCGCAATGGAACCATAAACTTTTGATCACGCACGGCGGTGGCTGCAACATGAGCTTCCAGCCGAGCAGCCCGGTACTGAGTGACGTTAGCGGGGTCACTGGGTTTGCCCCGCCGCCCTTGGAAGACACCTATGTCATCGCACTGGGTGAAGGATTTGCGGTTCTCTCTACGGCGCTGAACAACAATGGCCATAACTGCGACCATGTGCTTCAGGCTGAGTCTATGATGATGGCTAAGGAGCGCCTGGTGGAGCAGTACGGCGAATTGCGGTACACCATTGGCACCGGCTGTTCAGGAGGCGCCATCACTCAGCAAACTGTCGCGAACGCCTACCCCGGAATTTACCAGGGCTTGCTTACAACCTGTGCCTATCCCGACAGTGTTTCGCCCGCGGTTCAGTTTTATGATAACCATCTGATGCGCCAGTACTTCGAGTTTCCCGCGCGATGGGGGCAAGGGGTGATTTGGTCGCCGCATCAGTTTGGGCTGGTTGAGGGGCACATTACTCACCTCAATGCGGTGGTTGGGGATGATGGGCTATTTCTGCCAGCCGTCACAACCAGTGGGAACTGCGCCGGAGATGCAACCTACCATCCTACGAATAATCCCCAAGGGGTTCGTTGCGGGGCCATTGAGTGGTACAAGCATATCTGGGGGACGCAATGGGTCGACGCGAAAAGTGCTGATGAGCAGATCGAGGTGACCAAGATTCCTGTCGGCAACGAAGGTATTCAATATGGTTTAGAGCTACTCAAGATCGGGCAAATCACGCCGGGCCAGTTTGTTGACCTGAACCTCAAGATCGGCGGTCTCGATTTCGATATGTTGCCCCAAGTGCAACGTTCCCGATCCTCTGATGGAGCTATTTCTGCAGCATTTCGTGGCGGAGCCGGAAATGTGGCTAATAATCTCGACACCGTTGCAATCATCAACTTCTTCGGACCTGATCCAGGCGCGGCCCACGACACAGTACATGCTTGGTGGACCCGCTGGCGCTTGGATCGCGAGTTCGGTCACCATGACAATCATGTGATGTGGGGCGGTCCCATTTTGATATTCGGTGACCCCTTCTATTTTGAGCAAAGCTTTTATGCGATGGATCGTTGGCTGACTGCCGTTGAGGCGGATGTCAGTGGGAGCCCGCTGAGTGAGCGCATCATCGCCAACAAGCCTACCGATGTTCATGACCAATGCAGCAATGGCCTCGGTCTCAAGGTGGCAGATGAAATCTGTGTTGAGCTGCTCCGCACGCCTTTCGCGTATGGAACAGCACGGACCGTGGCCGGAGCGGATCATTTGGCGACCAACTACGATTGCCAGCTCAAGCCCTTTTCCCGGGATGATGATTACGGTTTGATTCCATTCACCGAAGATCAGTGGCAACAGCTGGAGGCACTGTTCGCTAACGGTGTATGCGATTACGAACAGCCTGGGTTAGGGGAGACTACCAAGACGGTTCCCTGGTTGACTTATCAATTGGATGACGGGCGGATAGCAACTGGCGGACTGGAGTTGCCCGCCGCGACCTACCCTGCTGGCTGGGGGAGCCCCGCGTTTTCGGACATGTGGAATTGAATGCGCCAGCTTCCGCCGGCTGATCGTACTCTCGAACCCCGTTTATTGATTGTTCAAGGGTTTCCGTCAGACACCAGACCTAATGCCGATTCAGTTCCTTATCCCACAATACCAATACCTTTATGGCCTGTAGCCAGCTCCCTGTTGTGATGAGGAGCTAGAGATTGTCCCCTTGAGTCCATCAAAGGGCTCAGCGCAGATGGCAGCATCACCGTCTATTAATGGCCTGCGACATTGCTGCACTGGCGGAGGGAAATAGGCCCGCGTCTTCTCGCGAGTGAAGTGATTCAAGCAGGGGGATCGATTTCAGCGGGTCGACAAGGAGGGGACGAGTTGGGACTGTGGTTTGGCCGGTATGACGCAGAGGGAGTTCAGCTCTAGGCACGAAGCCTGAAGCTATGAGAACCAATCACCAACGCCGAAGCCCATTGGGCGACAGTTGTTGTCGGGGGTGGCCGGTCTGGATGCTATGTCTATGATCCAGGCCTCTACGAGGACAACGATAATCTAGCCGCGAGCTAAGCAAGTTGTAACGAGGCTCACTGCTCATTCGATAACTCAGCCGGTGACCGGAAGGCCCAAGAACCGAGTCGCTGTACCCGCTCAATCAGTGGTCATCTGCGACCATCTGTGGAAAACAAAGGTCACAAGATCTCAGCGGTTCTGCTGACTCTGGCGCTGAATTTCCGCCAGCCGTTCGGCGGCGTCTTTGTCGCTGGGCCAGACCACGGTGGGGAAGAGTAGAACCCGTAGCAGGCCGACGAGCATGTACAGGTAGGTGAGGCTGAAGATGATCCCGCAGAGCATGGAGATCACCTCGAAGTTGGGGCTTAAGTATTTGATGCCCCACCAGCTCATCACATCCACCAACGCAGCAGCCAGGCCCAGTGGAAAGATCCATTGATAAGGCCAGAGGTGATTGAACTGCATGGAAAAGGGCACACCAATCACCAAGAAACTGGTGGTAAAGCCAAAGAGGTGGGCGTGGGTGAAGGCAATCAGCTTGCCCAGGCTCATATTGGCAAAGTAGGCCTCGGCATCGCCGTGCAGGTGGAGCTGGTAGGCGATTTCGCTGGCACCGAAGACAAAGGCGATGGCGTAGAGGGTAATGGCCATGGCCAGTCCGCGTTTCACGCCGGTGGAGAAGCCATGCAGGTTGATGGAAATGGTGGAGCGCTTGAAAGGTACCGTGAGCCAGACCAGCGTCATCAGCAAGATGTAAAACAGGCCCAGGGCGATGGGGCCGCCAATGCTGATCCAGGGGCTGACCGGTGCGGCAACTTCAACCACGTCATCCAGAGGGATGTCGTCGAGCACGCTCAGGCCGTCTTGGGCCCAGCTCATGCTGCTCAGCGAGCAGAGCAGAACGAGTGCGAGGTGGCGTGGCTGCGGCATCATCGTTATCAGGATTTCAGACGCAGGCGCAGGATGGTGGCGGCTTTATGCAGCCCGCGCGCCAGAGCCTCATCCAGGCTATTACCGCCGGGGCGCGGCAGCTCTTCTACGGCCAGGCCCAGCACTTGTTTGTACGCCGGAGAGTTTTCCAGGCCATCCCGACCCTGGGTATGAATGGCCTGCGCTGCCGTCACTTTAAGTTGGCGGTCCGTGGCCAGCAGCACAAACAGGGTTTGGTCTTCAAACTGCGTGGGCACTATGATCGCCGTGCCCTGGGTGCGACCCTCAGCTACCGGGATGTAGATAGTGGTGTCGTCACTACTGCTCAGCGTCAGCCCCAGCTCCGCGGCGCGGGCTTTTTCGGCCTGGGTCAGAATGGCATCCAGCGGTTTGTATTGGCGAATATCCGGAAACAGCCGCTGGACTTCGCGGGGAATGAGCGCGGCCATAGACAACCAATCACCGGGCATTTTGGGAGTGGATCTCGCATCGCTAGGATGCGCTTTGGCGGCGAGTTCGGCGGCGTTACTGAAGCCGTCGCCATCGGCATCATCGTCGGCCATGGCGGCAAAGCTGCGCATGTTGCTGCCGGCGTCTTTGAAGGCCTTCCCGTAGTCGTTGAGGTCGCTGCCCCCACCGTCCTGGTGGCAGGCCGCGCAACTGGGCATGAAACCGGCATGTTGCTTGAGCATCTGGGCAAAGCGCGGTTCGGCTGCGGCGGGAAGTGAGATGACGAATGTCCCCGCCCAGAGCAGCGCCACTATGGCTGTGGAGCATCTCGAAGCAGCGAAGCCTCTACGCGGTAAAGCCGTTGTCTGGAGTGGGGCTGTCATCGTTGGAACCTAAAAATCGAAGAGCGTCGGTATCTGGGCGCGCATGGCAGCAATAGGCGATGCGCCTCCATTCTCTGCGGCCCGGGCATGGGCTTCCATCAAGGCCTCGCGCTGCCAGGAGTCCGCCGGCGGCATGAGCTGGCCTTCATTGCGGGTGCCCAGATACCGCTCGAAATCCAGCACTTCACGGATCTCGCTACGGTCCTGAATATTGGCCAGTACCGTGGCTTCGTCAGGGCCGGACATGAAGTTGAGGTCGGCTGATGGGTTACCCCGATGGCAGGCAAAGCAATACTCGGCGTAGGGCTTCAAGACAGAATCGGCAGCTAATTCCAAGGGGGGCTCGCCTTGCAAAATCGGCGGCGAAAACGCATGGCCATCGTCAAAGACATACGCCTGCGGCTCTGCTCCCAAGGCAGCACTCAATGCTTGTATTAGCGTTTCTCGCACTACGGGCTGGGCCGCAAAGAGCTCATCCGGCAGCTGTGCTGCGGCCTGTTGCAACTTGGCGGCGTCGTAGTTGGCCAGCTGCTCCAGTCGCGCCCAGTCGGCGGGGCTGAACAGTTGGGCCAGGGCATAAGCGCCGTCGAGACTAGTCGCGTCAACCCACTCTTTGGGAGGGCGCTGGCTTAAGGGGTCCAGCTCCGGCGGGAGTGGGGGCAGACGGTCGAAGGCGGCCAATTTATCCAGGCTTTGTTCGCGGGCGGGTGCCGGGGCGAAGATCGCTCGCAGCCGCACCCAGAGGCTGTCGGAATACAGCTCCTGCTCCAGCGGATTGCGATTGCCCAGGTCGTTGTTGATGTGGGCAATGCCTTTATTGGGCCATACCGCAGCTTGCGCCTGGGTCAGCGCCTGAGCTGTGCTGCTATCGGGGCTGAGGCTGGCGGGGTTCAGCCCATATTGCAGCGCGGCCGATAGCAGAGCCCGGCGGCAGGCCTGGCCTTGCTCGCCGCAGCCGTCCAGCCAGATGCGCTGGGTGACCATCAGTACGTTGCCCATATTGGTGAGGTCGTCAAAGCGCTGCGCATCATCCAGTGAACGCATCACCGGAGCTTGCTGATAATGCGTGCTTTGCAACGCCTCCTGCAGCTTGGCGCGAATATCCGGGTTGGCGTTGGTTTCCCGCCAGGGACGCACCGGGAAGATGGGGCTGCCGCCCGCATGGCAGGTGGTACAGATAGCACGCTTGGCATAGACGATGCGCGGTATGCAGCCCTGGCAGTAATCCTCCACCAACTGAAACTCAAAGCGGCCGGCAGCGCTGTTGTAGCTCAGCACCTCGATTTCGTTGGCCTCTTCGACGAAGCCCAAAAAGAGCCGGCCGCGCAGTCGAGCCGGTAACACGGCTCCGGCCGGTGGATCAGTATCGGCGGCATACACAACGCGCGGGGCGCCGAAATGGGCATGGCCTTTGAGCAAAGAGCGCCCATCGGGAATCAGCATTTGCTCCGGTTCAGCCTCGGCGCCGGCGGCCTCCTGCATGGCCGCAACCAATTTGGGAAAGGGGTAGGGCAAGCTGCCATGCCGGGCGATCAGTTGATCAAAAAGCGAGCGTGTGCCCTCCGGGGGTAGATCGTCCCGGCTCAGGGCTGCGGTGAGTGGATGGCCCTGGGAATCACTCTGGGCATCACTCTGGCGCTGCTCGGCCAGGGCTTCAATACCCGGACTAGCCTGCGGTTCTGGCCCGCAGGCACTGAGTACACCGAGCATCAATACGGCCGGCCCTAAGCAGAGCCGGCCATAGCCTTGTGCCAAACCTGCCCGCATCACATCAGTTTCAGGAACTCGGTCAGCGCATCTTTGTCGCTGCGGCTGAGGTCGATACCGAATTGGTGCCCTTTGTTTTCAACCAGGTCATCACACTTCTGATACAGAGGTGCGTGCGGGTCGGAGCTGGCGAAATAGGCCACCGGAGTGCCCTTGCGCACCGGTAGTTTGATCAGACCTTGGCCATCTTCACGCGGCGCCAGCCAGATGTCCTCGGTGGTTCCGGTGATTTTCGGGCTGCGGTGTGGTTCGCGGCTGGGGTCGTCAGACATCAGCAATTCATCCATGGCGAGGTGGTATTGCTGTATACGTCCGCGAACGCTGGTATCGATGCCTCCGTCTTCGGTATAGGTGAGTTCCCCGATGGCATTGTTGTGCAAGAAGGGCGCATGAGACCACACCGACAACAGGGAAATATTGCGGTAATAGCCGGGCCCGCCAGGGCCGATGTCCTGGGTGCCAAAGGCGCGCCCACCTAATCCCGGAACCATGCGGTTAAAGCGTCGCGGTACCGAACCAGGGGAGGGGCGGTCTTGATAAGTTTCCGAGGCGAACTCTTCCCAGATATGGCCTTTGTTGTGGTTGTCATGTCGAGCCCGGCAGGAGTTGGTGCCAATCTCGTTAAAGGGCTCGGGGTTGTCATTGCCCAGCCAGTCCTGGCCAAACATGCCATCGCGGACGAACTGCGCCGGACGCAAGCGGCCCTGGTCGTCTTTCTGCATGTATTTGCGCTGGAAGGCTTCAGAGTTGCGTACGGCCGCCGGGAATTCGTACTCCCAGAAGGCTTCGGCGCCAAATACATGGCCTTCGTAGAATTTCTCCAGCGCGTCTTTGTCGCCGACGATGGTTTCTGGCGGTACCCGGGTGGAGTGGCATTGGGCACATTCGCGGGCGAAAACTTTACGGCCCTGTGGGACTTGCTCTAGGTCGATGAATTCGCGCCCTGGGGTGCCGTCTACGTCCGTGGCATTGAGCAGGTAGAAGGGACCACCGGCGAGCAGGTACATGGCCATGTCTGGCATTTTGGCATCGGCATAGTTCCAGGCATCGCAGTCACGCGCACATTGCTCGATGCGCATGGGCTTTTGCGCTGCGTCCTCGCCGAAGAAGGTGCCCGGAACCGGGAAGTTGGGTACCCAGCATTCTTCGGTGCACATGCCGATGTTCACGTACACGCGGAGTAGCGCCAGGCGCTCACCCACGGAGTCTTCGCCGCCCTTGAGCACATGTAGCGTGGGTGCAGTACTCATTTCCCCCGTAATCGGGTGCTTCATCTCATGTTGAAACACCCGCTTGTTCATGAAGTCGGTGATGTTGTTCTGGGTGCCGGGGTTGTGCATGAAGTCGTTGGGGTTCAACGAGGTATCTACGGTGCCTGGGCGCGCCGCAGCCACCGCCTGCACCGAGAAGTGGTCACGCGGCACCGCCGACAGGAAGGCCGCCAGCGGCTGGTTCACATACTGGTTGCCAATATGCCCGGTGATGTTTTCCCACTCCGGCTCATTGGGGTTGGCTGGCGGGTTGGTAGGGTCGAAGGCCACATGGCATTGCACGCAGGGATGACCAATGGCGAAGCGCTGCTGCTTTTGCATTTCACCCTCGGTGTAGGGAGTGCTGCGCGGGTCGAAGACCACCTCTCCATCCGGCCCATACTGTGGCTCTTTGAAGTACTTGCGATAGCCCAGCACGCCCGTGGATTTGGGGTCTTCGCACTTATCCAGCCAGAAGGTGGAGGCATCGCCTTGCTCACAATCGGGGTCGTTGATCAGCCCCCATTTGCTGAAGCGGTAAGGCCGATGCTTGGTATGCATCCACTCGGCGTAGTGCATGTTCTCTTCGCCGATGGTGCGGGCCAGGTGAATCTCGTTGAGATCCTGGTTGCCAAAGGTGCCCTTAAACCAGGTATCGCGGCCGCGGCGCACCATGGCGCGCATGGCGGCGGCCTGCACCGGGTCGGTTTTCTCCAGCTCGGTAAACATGCTGGCCACAATGCGGCAGCCCTCGGCGTCGTAGCCGGTGGGCTGTGGCTGGTCGCAGGGCGGAGGTGGGTCCTGCGGAATGGGCACAATATCCCAGGTGATCGGCCCGCCGCGCTCATGGGTGGCGGGGCTAGTACCGTCTTTCCAAACCTTGCGTGCGGCGAGGGTGTCGTAGAAGTGCTTTTCGAACCAGGCCGCGTGTTCCTGATATTGTGGGCTGCCTTCGTATACCCCAGTGATACGACCGAGCTCGACAAGGTCCTGGACGGTGACGCTGCGCAAGGTACGGCTAAAGCCCGCATTCTCCGCCTGTGCTCCCGTGTCGGCATGGCTGTCCGCCCATATGGGTTGGGCAGCGGCGCATAGAACGATGCCGAGCAGCGCGGCTGCTGGCCGCGACGGTAGTCGGAAATTTTGTGTGATCATTATTGTGTTCTCTCCCCTAGGTGCCCAACCACGCTGGCTGCGCCGTAATGATGGAGAACTTGAGACGGTCATCCTCATGCCACAGCACAGATCGAGGGCTTCACCGACTGCTATGGCGCAGCAGCTTGTACTCGTTCATCTGGACTGAGGTGTCGCATCGCCCTCGTTCTCAGAGTAGAAGTGTGCGCGATCAGGCCTCCAGGGGCAACTTCATGATCGGCTTCGCGGCTTGGTTTTGGCGGGTGCAGGTGCATCTGCAAAATGGCCCTCGAAGCCCTTTGCACCGGGCTGGTAATACACATGATCTTCTAGTTCAGCCGGGCGATGCTGCTGCGCGGAGGCAGCCTCGGGGTGATCGTGCGCGTAGGCGTAGTCTGCGCCATATCCCAAGTCTTTCATTAAGCCCGTGGGCGCATTGCGTAGAACCATGGGTACGGGCAAAGCGCCGTGCTCTTTCACATCTGCAAGGGCTGCATGCATGGCGCGATAACTGGCATTCGATTTAGGGGCGCGGCCCAAGTAAGTGCAGAGCATGGCAATGGGAATGCGCGCCTCGGGCATGCCTACGAAAGCCACGGCCTCCTTGACTGCGGTGGCCACTTGGATGGCGCGTGGGTCGGCCATTCCAACATCCTCTGCTGCCAGAATCACCAAGCGGCGGACCACGAATAGTGGATCCTCGCCAGCTTCAAGCAGGCGCATGCACCAATACAGGCCCGCGTCTACATCGCTATCACGCAGGCTTTTGATCATGGCGGAGGTGATGTTGTAGTGCGACTCTCCATCTCGGTCGTGGGCCAGCCAGCTGCTTTGCAAGGCTTCGGCGACGACCTCCTGAGTAATCACGCGATGAGCAGCGAGGTCGGCAGCGACTTCTAGTGCACCTAAGAGTCGACGCGCATCGTGCCCACACCCTCGGAGCAGCGCTTGGCCCGCCTCTGGTTCCAAATGGACCTGTGGTAAGCCCCGAGGGTCCTGGAGCACACGCTTAATCAGAGTTTGCAGCGCGGCCTCGGATAGAGGCTCTAAGGTGAGAACGCGCGTACGCGACAGCAAGGGCGCAATGACTTCAAACGAGGGGTTCTCGGTGGTTGCACCAATCAAAATGACGGTCCCGGACTCCACATGCGGTAGTAGGGCATCCTGCTGAGCCTTATTAAATCTGTGGATTTCGTCCACAAACAGAACGCTCTGACGCCGATATTGGTTCCAACTCTGCTCAGCCTGATCTATGGCGGAGCGGATATCTTTGACGCCGGAGAGAACGGCAGAGAGCGCGATCATCTCTAGGCCACAAGCCTGGGCTAATAGTCGTGCCAGGGTGGTTTTCCCGCAGCCTGGCGGGCCCCAGAGGATGAGGGATCGTAGAGCGCCCTGGGCGACCATGCGCTGCAAGATGTGACCCTCTCCCAGCAAGTGACTTTGGCCCACAACCTCGTCCAACTGCTGTGGACGCATGCGCTCGGCCAGCGGAGCACGCTCTCGCGCGCCATCGGCTGCCGCTGCGGCAAAAAGATCCTCTGTCATCAAGGCAGTTTAGTGCGGTTCTTATTTGGTCGCTAAGCGTGCATGCTGTAGCAGTGATGCGATGGCGGGTACCACCTGCGCGGTGCCGGGAACAGGGCAGGCTCCTGTAGGGCACACAAAGTCCCGTTGCATATCAATGCATAGCACCGCGCTATGTCGCCAGTCGGGCGATGTGAAGCTGTCCATGGCGCTTTCCCATCAGCGAAGCAGGGAATTAGTGTGCCCCGTCGGCGCTGGAGGCGCCAAGGTTGTCAGGGATTAAAAACGCCCCCTCACGGAGGACACTGGGCGCAATGCTCTTAGGAGGGCGAGAAGAAGATCGGGTAATTAATGGTAATTTCCGGAACGTCTTTGGCCCCGAAATTAATCAACCGTACCCGCGCGAGCACTTTGCGTTCCAGATCTCCGTCACGCAGCTCCGAGGACACTACGGACACCGCGCTGACTGCGCCCGATGGTGCGATTGTGAGTTTGATCACCAACTTGCCCTGCAGAGCAGGGTTGCGACGAAGGGCGCGGTTGTAGATGGCGTAAATACCACCTTTGTTGCGGTCCATGATGAGCTGGATTTCCTCCAGCGAACGCCCCTGCGTGCGTTGGTCACCACCGAAGCCGGAGCGTTCCCGATTTTCGCCGAGTCCACCGCCCGCCGCTTCAATACGCTGGCCGCTGACACTACGCTGCCGCGGGCCCAACTCCGTGCCCTGTGACTGCGCACGTTGAATATCTCCAACGGAGGCCCCGCTGCCTCCACTCACATTGCCGCTGACGACATTGGCCGCGGCGATCTCATCGGCAGTGCTCGAGCGCTGCGCCTGGCGTAAGGGACGATTACGTGTTGCGCTGACAACATCTTCGGTCTGTAGGCTCTGTAATTGATTCAGAGCGCTGGCCAACTCGCGTTGGACCTTTTCCCGGGCCTGGGCACGACGATCAACCGGCGGCGGAGTGGGTGCCGGTGTGCTGATGGGCTCAGGTTCGACAGTTTCCACGGGCTCTGGGTCTGGTTCTGGTACCGGCTCAGGATCCGTAGTTTCCTCGGCTTCGGGCGTGGGCTCTGGTTCTGGCACCGGTGCGAGTGTCGGCTCCGGCGTGTCGGCCTGCTTCGCCGCTTGTTCGAGTAATAATGTGGCATAGCGATCAGATAGATCTTCGCCACCACCTTCTTCTAAACCGCTTAATTGGTATAGCGGAACCAAGATGCCCAAGACCACAAAGGGGATGGCAACAACGCCAAGAATGCGTTTGAAGCGGTCATCATCACTTTGCATTTCGGCCCAGGCACTCTGGGCATAAACATTGGCCGTCATGAGCTACTCAATTGGACGGTGCTTTGCTCGCGACTGAGCACGGCAAATGAGACTTTTCCGTAATTGGCAGTCACGCAGCTGCGCATGATGCGTGTGATCAAAGCATAGGGCAGGGCTTTATCTGCCATTACAGTCACTTCGCCGCGGTCATCCTCCAACTCGGAATCAGCCTCGGGGATGATTTTCTTAGCTTGGTCACCCAAAGCCAAACTCAGTGCCGGCAAGTCGCTGGTATCTGCTTCCAAGGCGGCGCTGGTTGCCATGACCCGCTTGCCGTTCACCAGAATATCTTCAGGAGTCACCATCACCAAGACGGTCTCGCGCGCGCGTTCTTCGGCATTGGATTCCGGGAGCGCCAAAGCGTCGGTGCTTGGCAGTACCTCGACAGCTGAGGATTGCACCAATAAGAAGAAGACCAAGATGGTGAAGATATCCATCAAGGAGACGAGGTTCATGGACCCGACTTTACGCCCGCGCACGCTGCGTTTTTGCATGCGCTGACCGCGACGACTATGCGCGCTAATCATGGCTGAGACTCCGTCGATGCAATTTCGCCCAGGGAAATCTCGGGATACAACGCAACTTCAGTGCGTGTGCCCTGTGCGTCATCGACCTTGGTGCTGCGAACGGCATCCATGACTTGGATCAGAATGTCGTAGTTAATGGCCGGTTGTAGCAATACCACAGCAGCTTCTTTGCTCTTATCTTCGTCGCTGGCATTGGCTTTGACGTTGCGCAAGGCCACATTCAGTGCGTTGAAGTCGTATTCCCCAGCGTCGCTACGTGGCCATTCCACTTCCTGCCCGTCGGGTTTGCGTAAAGCCAGTCCGGATTCCCGAACCAGAACAGTCGGGGGTGGAAGAGGGGGCTCATCCTGTTCTGCTGGCGGTTCACTGGTGTCTGGTGACGGCAGTGTGACCTCGAGGATGGCCAAACGCGAAAACACGGCGGTAATGAGCAGAAACGGCACGAGAATCACCATCAGATTCAAAAAAGCCGTGATATTCAGCTCACCGGGATCACCTTTATCGCGGTGACGATGTCGACGTTGGAGCATGGGCGCGGACCAGCGACTCGGCTTAAGCGCCGGTGTCGTGGCGGGCAGTGAGATTCAGGAAACGCACCGTGGTCATTTCCAGAGCATCAACAACTTCTGTGGTGCGTGCTTGGATGTAAGCATGGGCCAACAACAAGGGGATGGCGCACATCAAGCCAAATGCCGTGGTGTTCATGGCCACCGAGATCGATGCGGAGAGCAGGTTCGCTTTCTCGGCGGGGTTCACATTCGCTACGGCGGTAAAGCCCTGGATCAAGCCAATAATGGTGCCGAGTAGGCCAAGCAGGGTGGCGATATTGGCGAACACGAAGATGAAGGGGGTGCGGCGTTCCATACGGGGAATCACCTCCATCATGGCCTCTTCCATGGCCATTTCCACATCTTGGCGCTCTGCTTGAGCGGCGCGTCGTTCCAAACCGAAACCAAGCACAGCAGCCAGGGGAGCGTGGGAGCTGTCTACGGCATCGCGAGCGGCTTTGATTTGATTGGTGGTGATGTCATGCGCAACTTCAGCCCAAAGCTGACGGTTGCCTTTTTCAGCGCGCCCCAAGAACAACAAGCGCTCGATGCTCATGGCTAAACCGAGCACCAAGATGACCACGATGGGGTACATGAACAGGCCGCCACTTTGAAAGAAACGGACAGCAATATCTACAAAATCCATAGGACTCACTTACTCAATCAGGGTCGCGTGGCCATCGCAGCTGCGAGGGCGTTGTAATACTCGATTTGCCGAGCAAAGACTTCCGGGTCCAGCAATTCCGGCTGTACATCTAGCTGTCGCGCTGGGCGATCAAACTCCGCTTCGGGGTTTGCGCTACGCCATGGCGAGATATACAGGCCGATAGGCAATTCTTGGTCCCCGGTGATACGGGTTTCCTGCAGGGTGGCATCTGCATTGCCCTGCTGGGCGTGAGCTGCAAATGATGCAACGCACAACGCCAATGTTACTGTGCTTTGACGCATTCTGCTGGGCATCTTCATGC
Encoded here:
- a CDS encoding replication-associated recombination protein A, with translation MTEDLFAAAAADGARERAPLAERMRPQQLDEVVGQSHLLGEGHILQRMVAQGALRSLILWGPPGCGKTTLARLLAQACGLEMIALSAVLSGVKDIRSAIDQAEQSWNQYRRQSVLFVDEIHRFNKAQQDALLPHVESGTVILIGATTENPSFEVIAPLLSRTRVLTLEPLSEAALQTLIKRVLQDPRGLPQVHLEPEAGQALLRGCGHDARRLLGALEVAADLAAHRVITQEVVAEALQSSWLAHDRDGESHYNITSAMIKSLRDSDVDAGLYWCMRLLEAGEDPLFVVRRLVILAAEDVGMADPRAIQVATAVKEAVAFVGMPEARIPIAMLCTYLGRAPKSNASYRAMHAALADVKEHGALPVPMVLRNAPTGLMKDLGYGADYAYAHDHPEAASAQQHRPAELEDHVYYQPGAKGFEGHFADAPAPAKTKPRSRS
- a CDS encoding isochorismatase family protein, with amino-acid sequence MDSFTSPDWRHSAVLCIDMQRDFVCPTGACPVPGTAQVVPAIASLLQHARLATK
- a CDS encoding AgmX/PglI C-terminal domain-containing protein — its product is MTANVYAQSAWAEMQSDDDRFKRILGVVAIPFVVLGILVPLYQLSGLEEGGGEDLSDRYATLLLEQAAKQADTPEPTLAPVPEPEPTPEAEETTDPEPVPEPDPEPVETVEPEPISTPAPTPPPVDRRAQAREKVQRELASALNQLQSLQTEDVVSATRNRPLRQAQRSSTADEIAAANVVSGNVSGGSGASVGDIQRAQSQGTELGPRQRSVSGQRIEAAGGGLGENRERSGFGGDQRTQGRSLEEIQLIMDRNKGGIYAIYNRALRRNPALQGKLVIKLTIAPSGAVSAVSVVSSELRDGDLERKVLARVRLINFGAKDVPEITINYPIFFSPS
- a CDS encoding biopolymer transporter ExbD; this translates as MISAHSRRGQRMQKRSVRGRKVGSMNLVSLMDIFTILVFFLLVQSSAVEVLPSTDALALPESNAEERARETVLVMVTPEDILVNGKRVMATSAALEADTSDLPALSLALGDQAKKIIPEADSELEDDRGEVTVMADKALPYALITRIMRSCVTANYGKVSFAVLSREQSTVQLSSS
- a CDS encoding biopolymer transporter ExbD, whose amino-acid sequence is MLQRRHRHRDKGDPGELNITAFLNLMVILVPFLLITAVFSRLAILEVTLPSPDTSEPPAEQDEPPLPPPTVLVRESGLALRKPDGQEVEWPRSDAGEYDFNALNVALRNVKANASDEDKSKEAAVVLLQPAINYDILIQVMDAVRSTKVDDAQGTRTEVALYPEISLGEIASTESQP
- a CDS encoding MotA/TolQ/ExbB proton channel family protein codes for the protein MDFVDIAVRFFQSGGLFMYPIVVILVLGLAMSIERLLFLGRAEKGNRQLWAEVAHDITTNQIKAARDAVDSSHAPLAAVLGFGLERRAAQAERQDVEMAMEEAMMEVIPRMERRTPFIFVFANIATLLGLLGTIIGLIQGFTAVANVNPAEKANLLSASISVAMNTTAFGLMCAIPLLLAHAYIQARTTEVVDALEMTTVRFLNLTARHDTGA